In the Hylaeus volcanicus isolate JK05 chromosome 1, UHH_iyHylVolc1.0_haploid, whole genome shotgun sequence genome, one interval contains:
- the LOC128873708 gene encoding achaete-scute complex protein T3-like: MTLVRSKEGNVLPIMLSVQQQHHHHNLHGSTATSAQTHRGNVIVSTSSIPSNDIKTMQQHGCKRSKIYGQPTGPYGTVPHQPASVARRNARERNRVKQVNNGFATLRQHIPQSVAQALGGSTAGTHGGSRAGSKKLSKVETLRMAVEYIRSLQRLLDEHDGGSDLTNVSSPTSSPPSSTSSSSSTCSSGNGIGVESSHHSPELRLRGNVNNEIRHHSPDLTAHRHQHLRQNPSPTFVPAPCSEASSSPTPSFVSEASSVGSQGYGGTSGTLYATHSDAYDNYEPMSPEDEELLDVISWWQQSQ; the protein is encoded by the coding sequence ATGACCTTAGTGAGATCGAAGGAAGGGAACGTATTGCCCATCATGTTGAGCGTGCAGCAACAGCATCATCACCATAATCTCCATGGTTCTACCGCAACCAGTGCGCAAACCCATCGCGGCAACGTGATTGTTTCCACGAGCAGTATACCGAGCAATGACATCAAGACGATGCAGCAACACGGTTGCAAACGATCCAAGATTTACGGGCAACCGACCGGACCGTATGGCACGGTTCCCCATCAGCCAGCTTCCGTAGCAAGAAGAAATGCCCGTGAACGGAATCGTGTGAAACAGGTGAACAATGGATTCGCGACTCTGAGGCAACATATACCTCAAAGCGTGGCGCAGGCTCTCGGAGGAAGTACAGCCGGCACGCACGGTGGATCCAGAGCTGGTAGTAAAAAGTTATCGAAAGTCGAAACGCTCAGGATGGCGGTCGAATATATAAGAAGTCTTCAGCGTCTGTTGGACGAGCACGACGGTGGCTCGGATCTTACCAATGTATCTTCGCCAACCTCGTCGCCGCCTTCCTCgacttcctcttcttcgtccaCGTGTAGCTCTGGCAACGGAATCGGAGTCGAGTCCAGTCACCACTCTCCCGAGCTAAGACTTCGCGGCAACGTCAACAACGAGATTCGGCATCACAGCCCTGACTTGACAGCCCATCGACACCAACATCTCAGACAAAATCCTAGCCCAACGTTTGTGCCGGCACCATGTTCCGAAGCGTCCAGTTCCCCAACGCCGAGTTTCGTTTCCGAAGCATCCTCGGTTGGCAGTCAAGGCTACGGTGGAACCTCGGGTACTCTCTACGCGACGCATTCCGATGCTTACGATAATTACGAACCCATGAGTCCGGAAGACGAAGAATTATTAGACGTTATCTCTTGGTGGCAGCAAAGTCAATGA